A part of Ziziphus jujuba cultivar Dongzao chromosome 8, ASM3175591v1 genomic DNA contains:
- the LOC107413759 gene encoding glucan endo-1,3-beta-glucosidase, producing the protein MALSFFVFLTFALFSLSLVARTTTTTVGVTFSSATSATHTKPLSPEQIASTVKSLGFGSVRLEVSDPAMVRAFLYSNTTLLLTIPNHQVPVIAANRSNAVRWLYVNVVPFFPRAKITTISVGNDLLESTPSFSSFLIPAIRNIHLALRDLGIRKISVSTTFSFINAVTTSFPPSSAVFQEPALEIVIRPLLQFLRDTNSSFLVNIYPYNLYRLHGEIPIGYALFQEHPFNFRDDLTTGVRYRNLFDMMVDAVVSAMAVAGHENIPVVVTETGWPSSSADPTEVEANAAYAEMYIKGLVKHLKSGIGTPLRKEGVSEAYVYELFDKEVKTGATPHGRSWGILYPNMTNKYEIEFSGSYRNYQGRNSLELIVGLFLVFALFHGFLVFPLL; encoded by the coding sequence ATGGCGCTCAGCTTCTTCGTTTTCCTCACTTTcgctctcttctctctctctctcgtggccagaaccaccaccaccaccgttgGCGTCACCTTCTCCTCCGCCACTTCCGCCACGCACACCAAGCCACTGTCGCCGGAGCAGATAGCATCCACGGTGAAGTCTCTAGGTTTTGGCTCCGTCCGTCTTGAGGTTTCGGACCCAGCAATGGTCCGAGCTTTCCTTTACTCCAACACCACGCTCCTCCTCACGATTCCGAACCACCAGGTTCCGGTAATCGCCGCGAACAGGTCCAACGCCGTGCGGTGGCTCTACGTTAACGTGGTACCTTTCTTCCCGAGAGCCAAGATCACCACCATTTCCGTCGGCAACGACCTTCTAGAATCTACCCCGAGCTTCTCGAGCTTCCTGATCCCGGCGATCAGGAACATCCACCTGGCGCTTCGCGATCTCGGGATCCGCAAGATCTCCGTCTCGACGACTTTCTCATTCATCAATGCCGTCACGACGTCGTTTCCGCCTTCCTCCGCGGTTTTCCAAGAACCGGCTCTGGAAATCGTGATCAGGCCGCTGCTTCAGTTCTTGCGCGACACCAATTCGTCTTTCTTGGTCAACATCTACCCCTACAATCTCTACAGGCTCCACGGCGAGATCCCAATTGGGTATGCTCTGTTCCAGGAACACCCTTTCAACTTCAGGGACGATTTGACCACCGGAGTCCGGTACCGGAATCTTTTCGATATGATGGTGGATGCCGTGGTAAGCGCCATGGCCGTCGCTGGCCACGAGAATATTCCGGTGGTCGTGACGGAGACTGGGTGGCCGAGCTCCAGCGCGGATCCGACTGAGGTGGAAGCCAACGCTGCGTACGCCGAGATGTACATCAAAGGTTTGGTGAAGCATCTGAAATCGGGGATAGGAACCCCACTGAGGAAGGAAGGTGTATCGGAGGCTTATGTGTACGAGCTGTTCGACAAGGAAGTGAAAACCGGTGCGACTCCGCATGGACGCAGTTGGGGAATTCTGTATCCGAATATGACCAACAAGTATGAGATTGAGTTTTCTGGGTCGTATAGAAACTATCAGGGAAGAAATTCTCTGGAGCTGATTGTTGGGTTGTTCTTGGTTTTTGCTCTCTTCCATGGCTTCCTTGTTTTTCCTCTGCTGTAG
- the LOC107413764 gene encoding L10-interacting MYB domain-containing protein, translated as MKDTGGMESAGAICGKRPNDGSATSLSLSGEHSIEIIDVENEHFCDVPVSKSADKAQNRRSRAITGEQSLSSTSTRKARANWAPAIHEVFVDLCLEETFKGNKPGTHFNKEGWTSILELFHKKTGLRYDRLQLKNHWDVTKEQWKVWCKLIGTASMKWDPITNEFGATEADWSNYLQKNPEATQFRFEELQCADKLETIFHGTTVIGETEPPTQRRKHNHNSSASMLHMEQSISPKPLRMAPCLPNPVEPRTPLIINQKSAVPVPTAPNKLTYSIGECIDCLDAMEEVKQGSDLYLFALDVFLKKEYREIFLQLKKASVRISWLQRLQSVGSPLK; from the exons ATGAAAG ATACTGGAGGCATGGAATCTGCTGGTGCTATTTGTGGAAAGAGGCCAAATGATGGTTCTGCCACCTCCCTTTCTCTATCAGGAGAGCATAGTATAGAAATTATAGACGTGGAAAACGAGCATTTTTGTGATGTGCCTGTATCGAAGAGTGCTGATAAGGCTCAGAATAGACGATCTAGAGCGATTACCGGTGAACAGAGTTTATCTAGCACATCCACTCGGAAGGCAAGAGCCAATTGGGCTCCTGCCATCCACGAAGTTTTTGTTGATCTATGTCTAGAAGAGACTTTCAAGGGGAATAAACCAGGGACACATTTCAACAAAGAGGGTTGGACGAGCATTCTTGAATTGTTTCACAAGAAAACTGGTTTAAGGTATGATAGATTACAATTGAAGAACCATTGGGATGTCACCAAGGAACAGTGGAAAGTCTGGTGTAAGCTAATTGGCACAGCTAGCATGAAATGGGATCCAATTACGAATGAATTTGGTGCAACAGAAGCAGATTGGAGCAACTACTTACAG AAAAACCCGGAAGCTACACAATTTCGTTTCGAAGAACTTCAGTGTGCTGACAAACTGGAAACCATATTTCATGGAACAACAGTTATTGGAGAGACAGAACCTCCTACTCAGCGTAGGAAGCATAATCACAATTCAAGTGCATCCATGTTGCATATGGAACAATCAATAAGCCCAAAGCCCCTGCGTATGGCCCCATGTCTTCCTAATCCTGTCGAACCAAGGACCCCATTAATAATTAATCAGAAGAGTGCTGTACCAGTTCCCACCGCACCAAACAAGCTTACCTATAGTATTGGTGAATGCATTGACTGCCTTGATGCAATGGAGGAAGTCAAACAAGGAAGTGACCTTTACTTGTTTGCATTGGATGTGTTCCTCAAGAAGGAATATAGGGAAATCTTTCTTCAACTAAAGAAGGCCAGTGTAAGAATTTCATGGTTGCAGCGTCTGCAATCAGTTGGTTCGCCATTGAAATAG
- the LOC107413773 gene encoding small ribosomal subunit protein eS4: protein MARGLKKHLKRLNAPKHWMLDKLGGAFAPKPSSGPHKSRECLPLILILRNRLKYALTYREVIAILMQRHVLVDGKVRTDKTYPSGFMDVVSIPKTNENFRLLYDTKGRFRLHSIRDEEAKFKLCKVRSVQFGQKGIPYLNTYDGRTIRYPDPLIKANDTVKLDLETNKITDFIKFDVGNVVMVTGGRNRGRVGVIKNREKQKGSFETIHVQDATGHEFATRLSNVFTIGKGTKPWVSLPKGKGIKLSIIEEARKRLAAQAASTA, encoded by the exons ATG GCGAGAGGTTTGAAGAAGCATCTTAAGAGGCTAAATGCCCCAAAGCATTGGATGCTGGACAAACTTGGTGGTGCATTT GCTCCCAAACCTTCATCTGGACCTCACAAATCCAGGGAATGCCTGCCGTTGATCCTCATCTTGCGTAACCGATTGAAATATGCTCTTACATACCGTGAAGTGATTGCCATTTTGATGCAAAGGCATGTTCTGGTTGATGGCAAGGTTAGGACGGATAAGACATATCCCTCTGGTTTCATGG ATGTTGTTTCAATCCCCAAGACAAATGAGAACTTTCGTCTTCTTTATGATACCAAGGGCCGGTTCCGCCTCCACTCAATCAGGGATGAAGAGGCTAAG TTCAAGCTCTGCAAAGTCCGATCTGTGCAATTTGGGCAAAAAGGAATTCCCTATTTGAACACCTATGATGGGCGAACTATCCGCTATCCTGACCCCCTAATCAAGGCCAATGACACTGTAAAGCTGGACTTGGAAACAAACAAGATAACGGACTTCATCAAATTTGATGTTGGAAATGTTGTCATGGTGACTGGTGGAAGGAACAGGGGGCGTGTTGGAGTTATCAAGAACCGGGAGAAACAAAAAGGAAGCTTTGAGACAATTCATGTCCAGGATGCCACTGGCCATGAATTTGCAACTCGTTTGAGCAATGTTTTCACCATTGGCAAGGGAACCAAGCCGTGGGTATCCCTTCCTAAGGGTAAGGGTATCAAGCTTTCCATTATTGAAGAAGCAAGGAAGAGGCTTGCAGCCCAAGCTGCGTCGACAGCTTGA
- the LOC107413760 gene encoding uncharacterized protein LOC107413760 — translation MGNEAILRQGVEVKKEGVGVAAWGAIEVKKGKWRGSVCSIVDAPIEKVWNIVSQTKRLPEWMPMVERCTDLSGQDGVPGYVRLVSGFMFPQQDGERSWIKETLLSMDSSTFTYVYAMEASNVGLDGSENSLKLVDYGEDSTLFDWSFEINAIEGASEDSIIDYLGFLYKSCINRIEGAIKAESPK, via the exons ATGGGGAACGAAGCTATACTGCGCCAGGGGGTGGAGGTTAAGAAAGAAGGAGTAGGGGTTGCTGCTTGGGGA GCAATCGAGGTAAAAAAAGGGAAGTGGCGTGGATCCGTGTGTAGCATCGTTGATGCTCCCATAGAAAAAGTTTGGAATATAGTTTCACAGACTAAAAGACTACCGGAATGGATGCCGATGGTTGAAAGGTGCACGGATTTATCCGGCCAAGATGGTGTTCCAGGCTACGTTCGTCTCGTTTCGGGGTTCATGTTTCCTCAACAAGATGGAGAAAGGTCATGGATCAAGGAGACGCTGCTTTCCATGGATTCCTCAACGTTTACCTATGTGTATGCAATGGAAGCAAGCAATGTAGGTTTAGATGGGTCTGAAAATTCATTGAAGcttgtagattatggagaggaTTCAACGCTATTTGATTGGTCTTTCGAGATAAACGCCATTGAAGGTGCAAGTGAGGACAGCATTATTGATTATCTGGGGTTTCTCTACAAATCTTGCATTAATAGGATCGAGGGTGCTATAAAAGCAGAATCTCCTAAATAG